The genomic window GTCAAGTAGATCGAGGCGGTTCGCAGCGTCGAGCGTCCGTCGATGTGATCTGTGAGTTCTCCGTCTGGTTCGCGAGTCGACGCTCAACGGCGTTGTGTGGTTAAGACGTGCGGTGCGGGTTGCGACGCGCCCGGCAAGCACGGCCGCGCAGGCGGTCAGGCCCGCACCGCGCCTTGATCCAGCCGGACTCCCTCATGCCGGGCTGCCTCGCCCGACGCTGGCAGTCCGCGTGGCCACGTCTTAACGGGACCTCCCGCGCCGCCCAAGGATGATCAACCTCTTCGTCGCGCTGACGAGCGTGACGAAGAGGAGGAAGCTCACCCCGAGAGCCGCCTGCATCCCCAGCCGGACCCGAGACTCTGGCGACGTGGCGACGCTGAGACGTCCGATGGCAATCAGCAGGACGAAGACGAGGACAGCGATCAGCAGCACCGCGCCGATCGGCGTGGCGGGGTCTTGGAATCGACGCTGAAGCTGCTGGGCCGCGGCTTGGTCCTTGTTCACCCGCGGGGACCGGCACGGCGGACACGGGCGGGGACGGTGCCGGACGTCGGCGGACGTCGGCGGACCGACGCCCCGCGACACGGCCAGGGCGCAGGACGCCCGCGATGCCAAGTCGGACGGTGATGACGCCGAAGCGGTGGCGCGCTGGGTAGCCGAGACGCTTTCGGAGGCCCCGCCTGCCCGCCAGCGGTCGCCGCTCTCATCGCGGGCGTGCTCGTCCGGCGACCGTCCGCCGCCTAATCTCCCGAGCCGCGGGCCACCGTCGTCTACGCGCCCAGAACACCGAACCGACATGCGCGCCGATCGTTGCTCACGGCCGCTCCGGCATGCGGATACCACCTCTCGCCATGTGTAACCAAGGGGTGGTACCGATCGTCCTGGCACACGCCCGCGCCCTGTTCACCGGCACGGCGGCGGGCCGGACCGCCTACCTCGACGCCGACCTGCGCGACCCCGAGGCGATCCTGGCCTCCGCCGAGCTGCGCGGCATCCTCGACCTCACCCGCCCGGTCGCCCTCTCACTGATCGCGATCCTGCACTTCTTCCCGGACGCCGACGACCCCGCCGCGATCGTGCGGCGGCTCACCGACGCGCTGCCCGCCGGCAGCTTTCTGATCATCAGCCACGGCACCGGGGACATCGCGCCCGAGGCGACCCGGCGGGTGGCGGGCGTCTACAACCAGCGCGGCATCCCCTTCCGGACCCGTAGCCGGGCCGAGGTGACCGCGCTCGTCCCGCCCGGCCTGGAACTGGCCGAGCCGGGCCTGGGGCTGCTGCACCGCTGGCGTCCCGACACCGACCCGCAGCAGTGGGCGGACGAGGACATCAGCGCCTACGCGCTGGTCGCCCGCAAGCCCCAGCCCGACAGTTCGTTTGCTCGCGGTTCACCGGGCCGCCGTAGTGTCAGCCGGTGACCGCCTCGCAGGAAGTACCC from Parafrankia discariae includes these protein-coding regions:
- a CDS encoding SAM-dependent methyltransferase; translation: MCNQGVVPIVLAHARALFTGTAAGRTAYLDADLRDPEAILASAELRGILDLTRPVALSLIAILHFFPDADDPAAIVRRLTDALPAGSFLIISHGTGDIAPEATRRVAGVYNQRGIPFRTRSRAEVTALVPPGLELAEPGLGLLHRWRPDTDPQQWADEDISAYALVARKPQPDSSFARGSPGRRSVSR